The Parafrankia discariae genome includes a window with the following:
- a CDS encoding MMPL family transporter: MSGFLYRVGWLAAGRPWRVIGAWVAALVVASVLAVAWGGEPHDDYDAPGTASQRGTDLLRAEFPVLAEAQARVVLHTADGRRLDPALTAAVSARLAKVPDVILVSPPRPSTDGDTALINVQYDRPVTDLGGSDAVDDLVEAARPATDAGVTAEFGGQVAENIQEVNGRAEAVGVGFALVILLVAFGSIVAAGVPLAVALIGLGIGSAGITLIAAGTDVSTIAPTLASMIGIGVGIDYALLLITRHVEGLRAGLPVRESAARANGTAGVSVLFAGVTVVLSLTGLRLVGLNTYVTTGFTTAAVVVTVVVTALTLVPALCGLAGTRLLGRRGRTALTAGAATPGAATPDSPTPSAPARRTLTAAWAGRIGRRPLPWALGALLLLLLLAAPVLGMRTWPQDAGSQPESTYQRRAYDLVAAEYGPGANGPLMLAVDLREVPAAGLPGLVNRIRATPDVAAVAPPVTSPSGNAAVVFVTPAVAPSDKRAADLVRHLRADVLPPGIEITGMTAVFTDLSGLLSDRLWWVVGFVVAVSLLLLTVVFRSPVVALKAAVMNMLSIAAAYGVVTAVFQWGWGAELLGLPHSVPMSSWLPVLMFTVLFGLSMDYEVFLLSRIREDYLATGDPHGSVVRGLAATGRVISSAALIMIAVFAGFALDPDVTVKMVGVGMAVAVLVDATIIRLVLVPATMALLGRANWWLPGWLDRIMPHVDVHGAAPATATPATAAGPAADTEPTEPTDSTAPAAVS, from the coding sequence ATGTCCGGGTTCCTGTACCGGGTGGGATGGCTGGCCGCCGGCCGGCCCTGGCGGGTGATCGGCGCGTGGGTCGCCGCGCTCGTCGTGGCATCCGTGCTGGCCGTGGCCTGGGGCGGCGAGCCCCACGACGACTACGACGCCCCGGGCACCGCGTCGCAACGGGGAACCGACCTGCTCCGCGCCGAGTTCCCGGTGCTGGCCGAGGCGCAGGCCCGGGTCGTGCTGCACACCGCCGACGGCCGCCGGCTCGACCCGGCGCTCACCGCGGCCGTCTCCGCCCGGCTCGCCAAGGTGCCCGACGTCATCCTGGTCAGCCCGCCGCGGCCCTCCACCGACGGTGACACCGCGCTCATCAACGTCCAGTACGACCGGCCCGTCACCGACCTGGGCGGCAGCGACGCGGTCGACGACCTCGTCGAGGCCGCCCGGCCGGCCACCGACGCGGGTGTCACCGCCGAGTTCGGCGGTCAGGTCGCCGAGAACATCCAGGAGGTCAACGGTCGGGCCGAGGCGGTCGGTGTCGGCTTCGCCCTGGTCATCCTGCTGGTCGCGTTCGGTTCGATCGTCGCGGCCGGGGTGCCGCTGGCGGTGGCGCTCATCGGCCTGGGCATCGGCAGCGCCGGCATCACCCTCATCGCGGCCGGCACCGACGTCAGCACCATCGCCCCGACGCTCGCCTCGATGATCGGCATCGGGGTCGGCATCGACTACGCCCTCCTGCTGATCACCCGGCATGTCGAGGGCCTGCGGGCCGGCCTGCCCGTGCGGGAGTCCGCCGCCCGCGCCAACGGCACCGCCGGGGTGTCCGTGCTGTTCGCCGGGGTGACCGTCGTGCTCTCCCTGACGGGGCTGCGGCTGGTCGGGCTGAACACCTACGTGACCACCGGTTTCACCACCGCGGCCGTGGTCGTGACCGTGGTCGTCACCGCGCTCACCCTCGTCCCCGCGCTGTGCGGCCTCGCCGGAACACGGCTGCTGGGCCGCCGGGGCCGCACAGCGCTCACCGCCGGCGCCGCGACGCCGGGCGCCGCGACGCCCGACTCCCCGACACCCAGCGCCCCGGCGCGGCGGACTCTCACCGCCGCGTGGGCCGGCCGGATCGGACGCCGGCCCCTTCCCTGGGCGCTCGGCGCCCTGCTGCTCCTGCTGCTGCTCGCCGCACCCGTCCTCGGGATGCGCACCTGGCCGCAGGACGCCGGCAGCCAGCCGGAGTCCACCTACCAGCGACGCGCCTACGACCTGGTCGCCGCCGAGTACGGCCCCGGCGCGAACGGCCCGCTGATGCTCGCGGTGGACCTGCGCGAGGTTCCCGCCGCCGGCCTCCCCGGGCTGGTGAACCGCATCAGGGCGACGCCCGACGTCGCGGCCGTCGCCCCGCCGGTGACCTCACCGAGCGGGAACGCCGCGGTGGTCTTCGTGACGCCCGCCGTCGCACCGAGCGACAAGCGGGCCGCCGACCTGGTCCGCCATCTGCGCGCCGACGTCCTGCCGCCGGGCATCGAGATCACCGGGATGACGGCGGTCTTCACCGACCTGTCCGGCCTGCTCTCCGACCGGCTGTGGTGGGTGGTCGGCTTCGTCGTCGCCGTGTCGCTGCTGCTGCTGACGGTCGTGTTCCGCTCACCGGTGGTCGCGCTGAAGGCCGCGGTCATGAACATGCTCTCGATCGCCGCCGCCTACGGCGTGGTGACCGCGGTGTTCCAGTGGGGCTGGGGCGCCGAGCTGCTCGGCCTCCCGCACAGCGTGCCGATGTCGAGCTGGCTGCCCGTGCTGATGTTCACCGTGCTGTTCGGGCTGAGCATGGACTACGAGGTGTTCCTGCTCTCCCGCATCCGGGAGGACTACCTCGCCACCGGTGACCCGCACGGCAGCGTCGTACGCGGCCTCGCCGCCACCGGCCGGGTCATCAGCTCCGCCGCCCTGATCATGATCGCGGTCTTCGCCGGCTTCGCCCTCGACCCGGACGTCACGGTGAAGATGGTCGGTGTCGGGATGGCCGTCGCGGTGCTGGTCGACGCGACCATCATCCGGCTGGTCCTGGTGCCCGCCACCATGGCCCTGCTCGGCCGCGCGAACTGGTGGCTGCCCGGCTGGCTCGACCGGATCATGCCGCACGTGGACGTCCACGGCGCCGCACCGGCCACCGCCACGCCCGCCACGGCCGCCGGGCCGGCCGCCGACACGGAACCGACGGAACCGACCGACAGCACGGCACCGGCCGCCGTCAGCTGA